The following are encoded together in the Neofelis nebulosa isolate mNeoNeb1 chromosome 9, mNeoNeb1.pri, whole genome shotgun sequence genome:
- the SHLD1 gene encoding shieldin complex subunit 1 isoform X8, with amino-acid sequence MATQEATPGSQSEESSALDLPTVYDIRDYVLQRPHQEADSEAFSSVEALSSPCSSDADPAPL; translated from the exons ATGGCGACCCAGGAAGCCACTCCAGGCAGCCAGTCCGAGGAGAGCAGTGCCTTGGATTTGCCAACAGTTTATGACATAAGAGATTATGTGCTGCAGAGACCCCACCAAGAGGCCGACAGTGAGGCTTTTAGTTCTGTAGAAGCCCTTTCTAGTCCTTGCTCTTCTGATGCAGATCCAG CACCTCTCTGA
- the SHLD1 gene encoding shieldin complex subunit 1 isoform X9, with protein sequence MATQEATPGSQSEESSALDLPTVYDIRDYVLQRPHQEADSEAFSSVEALSSPCSSDADPD encoded by the coding sequence ATGGCGACCCAGGAAGCCACTCCAGGCAGCCAGTCCGAGGAGAGCAGTGCCTTGGATTTGCCAACAGTTTATGACATAAGAGATTATGTGCTGCAGAGACCCCACCAAGAGGCCGACAGTGAGGCTTTTAGTTCTGTAGAAGCCCTTTCTAGTCCTTGCTCTTCTGATGCAGATCCAG
- the SHLD1 gene encoding shieldin complex subunit 1 isoform X7 — protein sequence MATQEATPGSQSEESSALDLPTVYDIRDYVLQRPHQEADSEAFSSVEALSSPCSSDADPGNSI from the coding sequence ATGGCGACCCAGGAAGCCACTCCAGGCAGCCAGTCCGAGGAGAGCAGTGCCTTGGATTTGCCAACAGTTTATGACATAAGAGATTATGTGCTGCAGAGACCCCACCAAGAGGCCGACAGTGAGGCTTTTAGTTCTGTAGAAGCCCTTTCTAGTCCTTGCTCTTCTGATGCAGATCCAG
- the SHLD1 gene encoding shieldin complex subunit 1 isoform X6 has protein sequence MATQEATPGSQSEESSALDLPTVYDIRDYVLQRPHQEADSEAFSSVEALSSPCSSDADPVWFNL, from the coding sequence ATGGCGACCCAGGAAGCCACTCCAGGCAGCCAGTCCGAGGAGAGCAGTGCCTTGGATTTGCCAACAGTTTATGACATAAGAGATTATGTGCTGCAGAGACCCCACCAAGAGGCCGACAGTGAGGCTTTTAGTTCTGTAGAAGCCCTTTCTAGTCCTTGCTCTTCTGATGCAGATCCAG